The Candidatus Cloacimonas sp. sequence CCCTCATTCTTTTTTTGCTTGTTTTATTTTAGATATGCTTTATTATATGTATAGAATCAAATAGTGATGTCTAATAAAGGAGCGAAAAATGGATGCGTTCAGTTTTTATAATCCAACGCGGATTGAATTTGGCGTAGGCAAGATTAAAAGAATCGGAAGCGAATTACAAAATGCAAATATCAAAAGCTGCTTAATGGTTGCCGGAAGTGGTTCCATAAAAGCAAACGGTGTATATGATCAAGTTCTGGAATCCCTTACTAAGGCAAATATCCGTTTAATTGAGGGTTGGGGAGTGCAGTCAAATCCCACTTTGGAAAAAGTGAAAGAACTCTGCCAAATTGCCAAGCAAGATAAAGTGGAGGCGATTCTTGCCGTCGGAGGCGGAAGTGTGATCGACACTGCCAAAACTGTTGCCGCCGGTGTTTATTTGGATAATATTTGGGATGTTTTTGAAGAAAAGGAAAGTATTCGCAATGCCTTGCCCATTTATACCGTTTTAACCATTTCCGCCACTGGTAGTGAAATGAATGGAACTGCCGTCATCACAAATTCTCAAACCCTGCAAAAATGGGGTGTTTATTCACCTTTGCTCTATCCTCGCGTAAGTATTATAGACCCTTCCGTACAAAATAGTTTGCCTTTCAAACAGACAGCCAATGGAGCTATGGATGCCATTGCCCATATTCTGGAATTCTATTTTGCCGATGAGAAAGCCATTGCTACTTTGGCTATAGACGATGCTTTACAAAAGACAATCATAGAAATGACCAATCGACTTCAGGTTAATGGCAATGATTTACTTGCCAGAAGTAATTTGGCTTGGTGCGCAACTATGGCATTGAATGGTATTTCTGGAATTGGTTTAAGAGGTGGTGACTGGGCTTGCCATAATATTGAACACAGTTTTTCCGCTCTGCATCCTGACATTGCACATGGAGAAGGTTTGGGAGTAATTTTTCCTGCCTGGATTGAATATATGAGCGAAAAAGACCCTGCCCGCTTTTTACGCTGGGCAAAAAATGTTTGGGATGAAGAAAATGTATCGCGTGCCCTGCATCGTTTTCGCGACAAATTGGAAGGATGGGGTATGGCAAAGTCATTAAGGGACTTAGGAATTAAGGAAAATGAACTGCCGCAAATAGTTAAGCTTATTATGATTAGCCCCAAAATTGGTATGGTGAGTCAATTTACCGCTGCCGAAGTAGAGTCCCTGTTGATGCTGGCATTTTAACTATAAATAATGATAATTGTATGGCAAATAGGCAGCTGACATCAAGAAGATAACTCTCTCCGCTTCTCTATACCTAAAAATAATTGATCTAATGAACTCCGCAAAGCTTTTGCTTGACACAAACGCTGTAATTTTAGCTTTGTAATTTTAAATGGTATAAATAATAAGGATAGTTACGGATGAGAGATAAAATCAGCCCCAAAAAAGAAAAAATTAAATCGGATATTCTGCCCTATACTGTAACCCCCCTGCCGGAAGGGAAAAAATTTCATAAACGCAAACCTGGTCTGCAAGATTGGACGGAAGCAATTCTCTTTGCTTTTGTAGTGGCAATGATTATCCGCAATTACACTTTTGAAAATTTCCTGATTCCTTCTTCTTCGATGGAAAAGACACTTTTAGTAGGTGACTATCTGGTAGCCAATAAGATAAAGTATTTTTTCAGTGACCCCAAACAAGGCGAAATCGTCACTTTTCGCTATCCCAAAATTGAAGAAGGCACTCCTGAACATAAGGACTATAAAGATGATTTTATCAAAATATTCCCTCCTATCTATATCAACAAGAAACAAAGCTTTTCCAAATTTCCTTTAACTGCTTTTCATATAAGCTATTATGCCCGCAGAAATATTGTCAAAAGAGTTATCGGGATGCCGGGAGATACCATAGAAGTGAAAAATAAAATTGTTTATGTGAATGGCAAAGAATATACCAAGGGCTTTGAAAATTACGGAGTGGCAGTTCCCAGTCCACCCGCTTCTCCGGAACGAGTGGAATATTTTACTTATCCCGAAAACAGCTTTGATTATGTTTCAATGAATCCTTGGTATGAACCTTACAGAGTGAGGACTGAAGGTGATTCTACCTCGGTTCGGAAAATATTTAACCGCGATTGGTTCGGCCCTATAAAAGTTCCCGATAAGTGCTATTTTGTGATGGGTGATAATCGCGATGTAAGTGAAGACAGTCGTTATTGGGGTTTTTTGGAACGCAAAAGTATCACTGGCACGCCTTGGTTGATTTTCTTCAGCAGAGGTATTGAGTTCAATAAACTTTATGACGATCCACATATCCGATGGAACAGGATTTTCACTCATCCACATTAGGACTTTATTTTCACATTCCTTTTTGCCTATCCAAATGCGGATATTGCAGTTTTTTCACGCTTCCTTATGGACAGAGCGCTATAAATGAATATGTTACTTATCTAAAAAAAGAGAAAGCACTCTACGGCAATCAGTTAAAAAGACCTATCGCCACTGTTTATTTTGGGGGTGGAACTCCCTCGCTTTTAAGTGCAAACCAAATTAACGCTCTCTTAGAGGGACTAAATATTTTGCAGGATGCTGAAATTACCCTGGAAATTAACCCCTTGCAAATTACCGAGCCCTATCTTCAAGAACTGCATAAAACACCCGTCAACCGTTTGTCCATTGGCTTGCAAAGTATGAATAATAAAGAACTTGCCTGGCTAAACCGTCGCCATAAAGCAGAACAAATTAAGGATAAAATAGCCCTCTGTAGAAAAGAGCATTTCACCAATGTTTCTTTAGACCTAATTTACGGTTTGCCAAATAGTTCCGTTCAGTCCTTGCAACAAACGATGGATGCCTATTGGGAACTGGAACCGGAACATATATCCTGCTATCTTTTAACTTTGGATTCCGATTGCTCACTTGCCCAAGAAGTAAATGAATTGCCGGAGGAAGAAAATCAGGCAGAACAATATGAATTTCTCTGCCAGCATTTAAAGCAAGCTGGCTATGTCCAATATGAAATATCCAATTTTGCTTTGCCCGGTTTTGAATCCAGGCATAACTTAAGATACTGGAAGAGTGATGATTATTTAGCTTTGGGAGTTTCTGCCGCGGGCTGGATTGCCCCAATTCGTTATCAAAATTATTGTGA is a genomic window containing:
- the lepB gene encoding signal peptidase I, whose protein sequence is MRDKISPKKEKIKSDILPYTVTPLPEGKKFHKRKPGLQDWTEAILFAFVVAMIIRNYTFENFLIPSSSMEKTLLVGDYLVANKIKYFFSDPKQGEIVTFRYPKIEEGTPEHKDYKDDFIKIFPPIYINKKQSFSKFPLTAFHISYYARRNIVKRVIGMPGDTIEVKNKIVYVNGKEYTKGFENYGVAVPSPPASPERVEYFTYPENSFDYVSMNPWYEPYRVRTEGDSTSVRKIFNRDWFGPIKVPDKCYFVMGDNRDVSEDSRYWGFLERKSITGTPWLIFFSRGIEFNKLYDDPHIRWNRIFTHPH
- the hemW gene encoding radical SAM family heme chaperone HemW: MEQDFHSSTLGLYFHIPFCLSKCGYCSFFTLPYGQSAINEYVTYLKKEKALYGNQLKRPIATVYFGGGTPSLLSANQINALLEGLNILQDAEITLEINPLQITEPYLQELHKTPVNRLSIGLQSMNNKELAWLNRRHKAEQIKDKIALCRKEHFTNVSLDLIYGLPNSSVQSLQQTMDAYWELEPEHISCYLLTLDSDCSLAQEVNELPEEENQAEQYEFLCQHLKQAGYVQYEISNFALPGFESRHNLRYWKSDDYLALGVSAAGWIAPIRYQNYCDLNIYYQSVDSKITFQQKEELSPERIMQDYLMMGLRLRNGINLQEFKERFQVELTDLYDKQMTKLIKIGMLTLKNDCLALTSKALFVSNRVIGELIL
- a CDS encoding iron-containing alcohol dehydrogenase, whose translation is MDAFSFYNPTRIEFGVGKIKRIGSELQNANIKSCLMVAGSGSIKANGVYDQVLESLTKANIRLIEGWGVQSNPTLEKVKELCQIAKQDKVEAILAVGGGSVIDTAKTVAAGVYLDNIWDVFEEKESIRNALPIYTVLTISATGSEMNGTAVITNSQTLQKWGVYSPLLYPRVSIIDPSVQNSLPFKQTANGAMDAIAHILEFYFADEKAIATLAIDDALQKTIIEMTNRLQVNGNDLLARSNLAWCATMALNGISGIGLRGGDWACHNIEHSFSALHPDIAHGEGLGVIFPAWIEYMSEKDPARFLRWAKNVWDEENVSRALHRFRDKLEGWGMAKSLRDLGIKENELPQIVKLIMISPKIGMVSQFTAAEVESLLMLAF